A stretch of the Deinobacterium chartae genome encodes the following:
- a CDS encoding GNAT family N-acetyltransferase gives MNLTLPKPTLRGERVLLRPFTTDDLEAYLLLLTDPEGLRLTGTQASFTREQTEGWLAKIAAQPGRYDLAITLEETGELIGEVVVNDLDGDNRLANLRVGLRAAYTGRGYGTEAMRLMIAFAFEQIGLHRLELEVFDFNPRAQHVYEHKLGFRREGVLRDVLYLDGRYHSAIVMSLLEDEYRASKAAQPQPVS, from the coding sequence ATGAATCTGACTTTGCCCAAACCCACCCTGCGCGGTGAGCGTGTGCTGCTGCGTCCTTTTACGACCGACGACCTCGAGGCCTACCTGCTGCTGCTCACCGATCCGGAGGGCCTGCGCCTTACCGGCACCCAGGCCAGCTTCACCCGCGAGCAGACCGAGGGCTGGCTGGCAAAGATCGCTGCGCAGCCGGGGCGCTATGACCTGGCGATCACGCTCGAGGAAACCGGCGAGCTGATCGGTGAGGTCGTTGTGAACGACCTGGACGGGGACAACCGCCTTGCCAACTTGCGCGTCGGCCTGCGCGCCGCGTACACCGGCCGGGGCTACGGTACCGAGGCGATGCGTCTGATGATCGCTTTTGCCTTCGAACAGATCGGCCTGCACCGCCTGGAACTCGAGGTGTTCGACTTTAACCCGCGCGCCCAGCACGTGTACGAGCACAAGCTGGGGTTCCGCCGCGAGGGCGTGCTGCGCGACGTGCTGTACCTGGACGGGCGCTACCACAGCGCCATCGTGATGAGCCTGCTCGAGGACGAGTACCGCGCCTCGAAGGCCGCGCAGCCGCAGCCGGTGTCCTGA
- the adh gene encoding aldehyde dehydrogenase, with translation MTVQERPRVYAQPGQAGSLVQFKPRYDNFIGGEWVAPVRGEYFDNITPVTGKVFTQVARSSKEDVELALDAAHRAREAWGRSSTTERSNILLKIADRLEQHLEMLAVAETWENGKPVRETLAADLPLAIDHFRYFAGVIRAQEGGISELDADTVAYHFKEPLGVVGQIIPWNFPILMATWKLAPALAAGNCVVLKPAEQTPASILVVMELIADLLPPGVVNIVNGFGVEAGKPLAQSPRIAKIAFTGETTTGRLIMQYAAENIIPVTLELGGKSPNIFFPDVMAQDDDFLDKALEGFVMFALNQGEVCTCPSRALVHESIYDRFMERAVARTRAIVQGNPLDPATTIGAQASNDQLEKILSYFDIGRQEGAEVLTGGQRARLSGDLEGGYYVEPTIFRGHNKMRIFQEEIFGPVVSVTTFRTPEEALEIANDSLYGLGAGVWTRDMNTAYRFGRGIQAGRVWTNCYHAYPAHAAFGGYKQSGVGRENHAAMLAHYQHTKNMLVSYSPKALGFF, from the coding sequence ATGACGGTTCAGGAACGTCCCAGAGTCTACGCGCAGCCCGGTCAGGCCGGCAGTCTGGTCCAGTTCAAACCCCGCTACGACAACTTTATCGGCGGCGAATGGGTCGCTCCGGTACGCGGCGAATACTTTGACAACATCACTCCCGTCACCGGCAAGGTGTTCACCCAGGTGGCCCGCTCGAGCAAGGAAGACGTTGAACTGGCCCTGGACGCGGCCCACCGAGCCCGCGAGGCCTGGGGGCGCAGCAGCACCACCGAGCGCAGCAACATCTTGCTCAAGATCGCCGACCGCCTCGAGCAGCACCTCGAGATGCTGGCGGTCGCAGAAACCTGGGAGAACGGCAAACCGGTACGCGAGACCTTGGCGGCCGACCTGCCGCTCGCCATCGACCACTTCCGCTACTTCGCCGGGGTAATCCGCGCCCAGGAGGGCGGCATCTCCGAACTGGACGCCGACACGGTCGCCTACCACTTCAAAGAGCCGCTGGGAGTGGTCGGGCAGATCATTCCCTGGAACTTCCCGATCCTGATGGCCACCTGGAAGCTCGCTCCCGCGCTGGCCGCCGGTAACTGCGTGGTACTCAAGCCCGCCGAACAGACGCCCGCCAGCATCCTGGTGGTGATGGAACTCATCGCCGACCTGCTGCCTCCGGGCGTGGTGAACATCGTGAACGGCTTCGGTGTGGAAGCCGGCAAGCCGCTGGCCCAGAGCCCGCGCATCGCCAAGATCGCCTTCACCGGTGAAACCACCACCGGACGCCTGATCATGCAGTACGCAGCCGAGAACATCATCCCCGTCACCCTCGAGCTCGGCGGCAAGAGCCCCAACATCTTCTTCCCCGATGTGATGGCCCAAGACGACGACTTCCTGGACAAGGCCCTCGAGGGCTTCGTGATGTTCGCCCTCAACCAGGGCGAAGTCTGCACCTGCCCCAGCCGCGCGCTGGTCCACGAGAGCATCTACGACCGCTTCATGGAGCGCGCCGTGGCCCGCACCCGCGCCATCGTGCAGGGCAACCCGCTCGATCCGGCCACCACCATCGGCGCGCAGGCCAGCAACGACCAGCTCGAGAAGATCTTGTCGTACTTCGACATCGGCCGCCAAGAAGGCGCCGAGGTGCTGACCGGCGGACAGCGCGCCCGCCTGAGCGGCGACCTCGAGGGCGGCTACTACGTGGAGCCCACCATCTTCCGCGGCCACAACAAGATGCGCATCTTCCAGGAGGAAATCTTCGGGCCGGTGGTGAGTGTCACGACCTTCCGCACCCCCGAAGAAGCCCTCGAGATCGCCAACGACTCGCTCTACGGCCTGGGTGCCGGCGTGTGGACCCGCGACATGAACACCGCCTACCGCTTCGGCCGGGGCATCCAGGCCGGACGGGTCTGGACCAACTGCTACCACGCCTACCCCGCGCACGCGGCCTTCGGCGGCTACAAGCAGTCGGGGGTGGGCCGCGAGAACCACGCGGCGATGCTGGCGCACTACCAGCACACCAAGAACATGCTGGTCAGCTACTCGCCCAAGGCGCTGGGCTTCTTCTGA
- the recD2 gene encoding SF1B family DNA helicase RecD2 — MTPVTVKGEARKVRYRAESGFTILSAQIENSDGRDDDATLVGMMPPLEPGDRFDAEVVLEEHAEYGYQYRVTNLMLRVDGSDMTEEGVAAYLEARVAGVGPKLSKRIAGFFGTRTFEVIESDPERLLQVPGVTQATLHKIVSSWDERHLERRVITALQSLGLSVSQAQRAMKHFGSSAPEQLKNDIYSLTEVEGIGFLTADRIAQGQGMPLNDPRRLAAAAVYALQQAQISGGHSYLPRTRTVKGIMHYGGVPAEQAEAALEDAALFGRVREDEGRIYLPPTLRTEKKLSGLIADLLLTEPDEEWRVPANAARGLSDDQARVLELLSDHRLVVLTGGPGTGKSYTTRAVCDLAEKLGLEVALCAPTGKAARRLGELTGRTASTIHRLLGYGPDGFRFGPGEALYFDLIVVDEVSMCGDALMLSLLSALAPGTRILLVGDADQLPPVDYGMPLETLTAVAPTVRLGRVYRQAETSPIVRAAHAVLHGEAPDFAHPDLRLVEVEADVGARRVALMVRELGGPQRVQVLSPMRKGPLGVSALNEALQRTFNPGEGGVRVGDYLIRTGDVVVQTKNDYQNEVFNGTLGTVLEERGGKLVIDFEGNVVELGPPELWNLQLGYALTVHRSQGSEWPVVVGVLHDTHYNMLSRELAYTALTRAARTFIGVGSRRAWEVAASRRRELRYSHLLERVRERL, encoded by the coding sequence GTGACCCCCGTAACCGTCAAGGGCGAGGCCCGCAAGGTTCGCTACCGCGCCGAGAGCGGCTTCACCATCCTGAGCGCTCAGATCGAAAACAGCGATGGGCGCGATGACGACGCCACGCTGGTGGGCATGATGCCCCCCCTGGAACCCGGTGACCGCTTCGATGCCGAGGTGGTCCTCGAGGAACACGCCGAATACGGCTATCAGTACCGCGTGACCAACCTGATGCTGCGCGTAGACGGCAGCGACATGACCGAAGAGGGGGTCGCGGCCTACCTCGAGGCGCGCGTGGCCGGGGTGGGACCCAAGCTGTCCAAGCGCATCGCCGGTTTTTTCGGCACCCGCACCTTCGAGGTCATCGAGAGCGACCCGGAGAGGCTGCTGCAAGTTCCCGGGGTCACCCAGGCCACCTTGCACAAGATCGTGTCGAGTTGGGACGAGCGGCACCTCGAGCGCCGGGTGATCACCGCCCTGCAGAGCCTGGGACTGTCGGTCTCGCAGGCACAGCGGGCCATGAAGCACTTCGGCTCGAGCGCGCCCGAGCAGCTCAAAAACGACATCTACAGCCTGACCGAGGTGGAGGGCATCGGCTTTTTGACCGCCGACCGCATCGCGCAGGGCCAGGGCATGCCGCTCAACGACCCGCGCCGTCTCGCTGCCGCCGCCGTGTACGCGCTGCAACAGGCCCAGATCTCCGGCGGGCACTCGTACCTGCCGCGCACGCGCACCGTGAAGGGCATCATGCACTACGGCGGCGTGCCCGCCGAGCAGGCCGAGGCCGCCCTCGAGGACGCCGCGCTGTTTGGCCGGGTGCGCGAGGACGAGGGCCGCATCTACCTGCCGCCCACGCTGCGCACCGAGAAGAAGCTCTCCGGGCTCATCGCAGACCTGCTGCTCACCGAACCCGACGAGGAATGGCGGGTTCCGGCGAACGCCGCGCGCGGCCTCTCCGACGATCAGGCCCGGGTCCTGGAACTGCTCTCGGACCACCGGCTGGTGGTGCTGACCGGCGGCCCCGGCACCGGCAAGAGCTACACCACCCGCGCGGTGTGCGACCTCGCCGAGAAACTCGGCCTCGAGGTCGCGCTGTGCGCCCCCACCGGCAAGGCCGCCCGCCGCCTGGGCGAGCTGACCGGACGAACGGCCTCCACCATCCACCGCCTGCTCGGTTACGGCCCGGACGGCTTCCGCTTCGGCCCCGGCGAGGCGCTGTACTTTGATTTAATCGTGGTGGACGAGGTCTCGATGTGCGGCGACGCCCTGATGCTCTCGCTGCTGAGCGCCCTCGCTCCGGGCACGCGCATCCTGCTGGTCGGCGACGCCGATCAGCTTCCACCGGTGGACTACGGCATGCCCTTGGAAACCCTGACCGCCGTTGCCCCCACCGTGCGGCTGGGCCGGGTCTACCGTCAGGCCGAGACCTCCCCGATCGTGCGCGCCGCCCACGCGGTGCTGCACGGCGAGGCCCCCGACTTCGCCCATCCTGACCTGCGGCTGGTCGAGGTCGAAGCCGACGTGGGCGCGCGCCGGGTAGCCCTGATGGTGCGCGAACTGGGCGGACCGCAACGCGTGCAGGTGCTCTCCCCCATGCGCAAGGGCCCCTTGGGCGTCAGCGCCCTGAACGAGGCGCTGCAACGCACCTTCAACCCCGGCGAGGGCGGCGTGCGGGTCGGAGATTACCTGATCCGCACCGGCGACGTGGTGGTGCAGACCAAGAACGACTACCAGAACGAGGTCTTCAACGGCACGCTGGGCACGGTCCTCGAGGAGCGCGGCGGCAAACTGGTGATCGACTTCGAGGGCAATGTGGTCGAACTGGGGCCGCCCGAACTGTGGAACTTGCAGCTGGGCTACGCCCTCACCGTGCACCGTTCGCAGGGCAGCGAGTGGCCGGTGGTGGTCGGCGTGCTGCACGACACGCACTACAACATGCTCTCGCGCGAGCTGGCCTACACCGCCCTGACCCGCGCGGCCCGCACCTTCATCGGGGTAGGCTCCCGCCGCGCCTGGGAGGTCGCCGCCTCGAGGCGCCGCGAGCTGCGCTACTCGCACCTGCTCGAGCGCGTGCGCGAGCGGCTGTAA
- a CDS encoding DUF4142 domain-containing protein, with the protein MNIKTTALLLTLGLSAALAQVPAPSAPAQVPAAPGHHAMPGHTMSTPAASMMGGPSISDLTNDSNLLWMDATSMSNLAEIETSRLALGKSQNPAVRGFAQKMIDHHTVAQRELMALAIRKNARLADRPGAEQRLMYKKLQILSGAAFDRGYMDVQVKGHEATVAFFKDYLSVGRDPDVVAAARKYLPVVSGHLAEAKRIRSQLR; encoded by the coding sequence ATGAACATCAAGACCACTGCACTGTTGCTGACTCTTGGACTGTCTGCGGCCCTGGCCCAGGTACCCGCCCCCTCTGCCCCGGCTCAGGTGCCCGCTGCTCCCGGCCACCACGCCATGCCGGGTCACACGATGTCCACGCCCGCAGCCTCCATGATGGGCGGCCCCAGCATCTCCGACCTCACCAACGATTCCAACCTGCTGTGGATGGACGCCACCTCCATGAGCAATCTCGCCGAGATCGAGACCTCGAGGCTGGCGCTGGGCAAGAGCCAGAACCCGGCCGTGCGCGGCTTTGCCCAGAAGATGATCGATCACCACACGGTGGCCCAACGCGAGCTCATGGCGCTGGCGATCCGCAAGAACGCACGCCTCGCGGACCGTCCCGGTGCCGAGCAGCGCCTGATGTACAAGAAACTCCAGATCCTCAGCGGCGCGGCTTTTGATCGCGGCTACATGGACGTGCAGGTCAAGGGTCACGAGGCCACGGTGGCTTTCTTCAAGGACTACCTCAGCGTTGGCCGTGACCCCGATGTGGTCGCCGCCGCCCGCAAGTACCTGCCGGTCGTCAGCGGTCATCTCGCCGAGGCCAAACGCATCCGCAGCCAGTTGCGCTGA
- a CDS encoding GAF domain-containing protein, with protein sequence MNERLLIERQRTERVWKRFVTEPQSPGGSPPDLTSSWARSRLTVPLEARSAPISDPERAEYAWRSSPVAQAMRHVVTDLRDVALEGGMVVAFCDPSGQLLWTLSGRRMRRRAEALNFVPGGHWDEPSVGTNALDLALRTRRPSRVFAAEHYVPAVHDWVCYAAPVRDPRSGALLGVLDFSTTWDRATPLGLASVQHFAALLEQNLPLIRSASLVLRTCGTPGAQLSGREIHLTPRQLELLTVLALHPQGLTLSELHARLYGDRDVSPGTLKAEISALRARLGGCIAARPYRLEVPISLDLLEIEALLKAGEIRAALALCLADPFPHTASPCLEEWRDYLIGALVAAIVRLNDPETLCQAAARFPDEPEVIAAACAALAAGDPRRALFAARLEALLSA encoded by the coding sequence ATGAACGAGCGACTCCTGATCGAGCGTCAGCGCACCGAACGCGTCTGGAAGCGGTTCGTCACCGAGCCTCAGTCTCCGGGCGGCAGTCCGCCCGACCTCACCTCCTCGTGGGCGCGCTCGCGCCTGACCGTGCCGCTCGAGGCGCGCTCGGCCCCGATCAGCGACCCCGAGCGCGCCGAGTACGCCTGGCGCAGTTCTCCGGTCGCCCAGGCCATGCGGCACGTTGTGACCGACCTGCGCGATGTGGCCCTCGAGGGCGGCATGGTGGTGGCGTTCTGCGACCCCTCGGGCCAGTTGCTGTGGACGCTGTCCGGACGCCGCATGCGCCGCCGCGCCGAAGCCCTGAACTTCGTTCCCGGCGGTCACTGGGACGAGCCCAGCGTGGGCACCAACGCGCTCGACCTGGCGCTGCGCACCCGCCGCCCCTCGAGGGTGTTTGCCGCCGAGCACTACGTCCCGGCGGTGCACGACTGGGTGTGTTACGCCGCTCCGGTGCGCGATCCGCGCAGCGGAGCCCTGCTGGGCGTGCTGGACTTCAGCACCACCTGGGACCGCGCGACCCCGCTGGGTCTGGCCAGCGTGCAGCACTTCGCGGCGTTGCTCGAGCAGAACCTGCCGCTGATCCGCAGCGCCTCGCTGGTGCTGCGCACCTGTGGCACACCCGGCGCGCAGCTCAGCGGCCGGGAGATTCACCTCACGCCCCGGCAGCTCGAGCTGCTGACCGTGTTGGCCCTGCACCCCCAGGGGCTCACGCTGAGCGAACTGCACGCCCGGCTGTACGGAGACCGCGATGTCAGTCCGGGCACGCTCAAGGCCGAGATCAGCGCCCTGCGCGCGCGGTTGGGCGGCTGCATCGCCGCGCGCCCCTACCGCCTCGAGGTTCCCATCAGCCTGGACCTGCTCGAGATCGAAGCGCTGCTGAAGGCGGGGGAGATCCGTGCAGCGCTGGCGCTGTGCCTGGCTGACCCTTTCCCGCACACCGCCTCGCCCTGCCTCGAGGAGTGGCGGGATTACCTGATCGGGGCGCTGGTGGCGGCTATCGTGCGCCTGAACGACCCGGAGACGCTGTGCCAGGCCGCTGCCCGCTTTCCCGACGAGCCTGAGGTGATTGCGGCTGCCTGCGCGGCCCTGGCTGCTGGAGATCCGCGCCGCGCCCTGTTCGCGGCGCGCCTCGAGGCCCTGCTGAGCGCCTGA
- a CDS encoding SDR family oxidoreductase, with protein sequence MSEWSKPDLSMTVALVAGATRGAGRGMAVQLGACGATVICTGRSTREHGTTGRPETIDETAELVTAAGGRGVAIRCDHSDPGQVEALFERVRAEFGQLDVLVNDLWGGEKYISFGPFWETPVEHPVRLIPQALISHIITARLGVPLMLERGRGLILEITDGDTLNYRGSLLYDLVKTSVIRLAQDMAADFDKAGLDGMTAVALTPGFLRSEEMLDHFGVTEANWRDAVARDPYFAESETPAYIGRAVAHLAADPDVHVKNGMALATWHLSREYGFVDADGRRPHWQEFFERMQREGVQPVFP encoded by the coding sequence ATGAGCGAATGGAGCAAGCCGGATTTGAGCATGACGGTGGCACTGGTGGCCGGAGCGACCCGGGGAGCCGGGCGCGGCATGGCGGTACAGCTCGGAGCGTGCGGCGCGACCGTGATCTGCACCGGCCGCAGCACCCGCGAGCACGGCACCACCGGGCGGCCCGAGACCATCGACGAGACCGCCGAACTCGTCACGGCCGCCGGCGGGCGGGGTGTGGCCATCCGCTGCGACCACAGCGACCCCGGGCAGGTGGAGGCCCTTTTCGAGCGGGTACGGGCCGAGTTCGGCCAGCTCGACGTGCTGGTCAACGACCTGTGGGGCGGCGAGAAATACATCAGCTTCGGGCCGTTTTGGGAAACTCCGGTGGAGCACCCGGTCCGGCTGATCCCGCAGGCCCTCATCTCGCACATCATCACCGCGCGGCTGGGCGTGCCGCTGATGCTCGAGCGCGGACGCGGCCTGATCCTCGAGATCACCGACGGTGACACGCTGAACTACCGCGGCAGCCTGCTGTACGACCTGGTCAAGACCAGCGTGATCCGGCTGGCGCAGGACATGGCCGCCGACTTCGACAAGGCGGGCCTGGACGGCATGACCGCCGTGGCCCTCACGCCCGGGTTCCTGCGCTCGGAGGAGATGCTCGATCACTTCGGGGTGACCGAGGCGAACTGGCGCGACGCGGTGGCGCGCGACCCGTACTTCGCCGAGTCCGAAACGCCCGCCTACATCGGGCGTGCGGTCGCGCACCTGGCTGCCGACCCGGACGTGCACGTCAAGAACGGTATGGCGCTCGCCACCTGGCACCTCTCGAGAGAGTACGGCTTTGTGGACGCGGACGGCCGCCGCCCGCACTGGCAGGAATTTTTCGAACGCATGCAGCGAGAAGGGGTGCAGCCCGTCTTTCCCTGA
- a CDS encoding DUF779 domain-containing protein: MERVTITPQAAGVLKDLESRHGPLMFHQSGGCCDGSSPMCYPRGEFRVGGSDVYLGDVAGTPFYMSASQFEYWQHTHLTVDVVPGRGSGFSLEAPLGMRFLIRSRLFTDEELDRLQAVVYGDA, from the coding sequence ATGGAGCGCGTGACCATCACGCCGCAGGCGGCCGGGGTCCTGAAAGACCTCGAGTCACGTCACGGCCCGCTGATGTTCCACCAGTCCGGCGGCTGCTGCGATGGCAGCAGCCCGATGTGCTATCCGCGCGGCGAGTTCCGGGTGGGCGGATCGGACGTCTACCTCGGCGACGTCGCGGGCACACCGTTTTACATGAGCGCCAGCCAGTTCGAGTACTGGCAGCACACGCACCTGACCGTGGACGTCGTTCCCGGTCGCGGCAGCGGCTTCAGCCTCGAGGCTCCGCTGGGCATGCGGTTTCTGATTCGCTCGCGGCTGTTCACCGACGAGGAACTCGACCGCCTTCAGGCGGTGGTATACGGAGATGCCTAA
- a CDS encoding exonuclease SbcCD subunit D gives MRILHTADFHAGRVLRGFDRTPEIRAALLEVAELARSERVDAVLVAGDLFDSVNPSADAEAAIFEFFLALKERGLPSVVIAGNHDSASRLASVTGLLNWVGAQVVAGMPANPLEAVRTLQTRSGEELVVAAFPFLSERRLVKYADVVGGDVSAWRERFQQGMGFFIDYLTRGFKPSAVNTLMLHTTVSGSKPSGSERAFTFDITNSYTVSPQMLPTSAQYVALGHIHKAQQVADLPLAHYAGSLIQLDFGESRENKMVKLIEAQPGRPARVHDLPISGGRELRTVRTDVEGLERRLEELRSFGGLLKVVVEVPAGFPMPGLKDRVLAVLPNTLSVELEKVGETETVTAAREGLSPLELFERYYRERRGELPEAVRAAFLEADRAVREAAGENV, from the coding sequence ATGCGTATTCTGCACACCGCCGACTTTCACGCGGGGCGGGTGCTGCGCGGCTTTGACCGCACGCCCGAAATCCGCGCTGCCCTTCTCGAGGTTGCCGAACTCGCCCGCAGCGAACGGGTGGACGCCGTGTTGGTCGCCGGAGACCTGTTCGACTCGGTCAACCCCTCCGCCGACGCCGAGGCGGCCATTTTTGAATTTTTCCTGGCGCTCAAGGAACGCGGCCTGCCCTCGGTCGTCATCGCCGGAAACCACGACTCGGCCTCGCGGCTGGCCTCGGTCACCGGCCTGCTGAACTGGGTAGGGGCCCAGGTGGTGGCCGGCATGCCGGCCAACCCGCTCGAGGCGGTTCGTACGCTGCAGACCCGCTCGGGCGAGGAACTGGTGGTCGCGGCCTTTCCGTTTCTGTCCGAGCGGCGGCTGGTGAAGTACGCCGACGTGGTGGGCGGCGACGTCTCGGCCTGGCGCGAGCGCTTTCAGCAGGGCATGGGCTTTTTTATCGACTACCTGACCCGGGGCTTTAAACCCTCGGCGGTCAACACGCTGATGCTTCACACCACCGTGTCCGGCTCGAAGCCGTCGGGCAGCGAGCGCGCCTTTACCTTTGACATCACCAACTCGTACACGGTCAGCCCGCAGATGCTGCCCACCAGCGCGCAGTACGTGGCGCTGGGCCACATCCACAAGGCGCAGCAGGTCGCGGACCTGCCGCTGGCCCACTACGCAGGCAGCCTGATCCAGCTCGATTTCGGCGAGTCGCGCGAGAACAAGATGGTCAAGCTGATCGAGGCCCAGCCGGGCCGCCCGGCGCGGGTGCACGACCTGCCCATCTCGGGCGGGCGCGAACTGCGCACGGTACGCACCGACGTCGAGGGCCTCGAGCGGCGCCTCGAGGAACTGCGCAGTTTTGGCGGCCTGCTCAAGGTCGTAGTCGAAGTCCCGGCGGGCTTTCCCATGCCCGGCCTCAAGGACCGGGTGCTGGCGGTGCTTCCCAACACCCTCTCGGTGGAGCTGGAGAAAGTCGGCGAGACCGAGACGGTCACGGCCGCGCGCGAGGGGCTTTCGCCGCTCGAGCTGTTCGAGCGTTACTACCGCGAGCGGCGCGGAGAACTGCCCGAAGCGGTGCGTGCGGCCTTCCTCGAGGCGGACCGCGCGGTGCGCGAGGCCGCAGGGGAGAACGTATGA
- a CDS encoding esterase-like activity of phytase family protein, protein MKRHALISLSLAALTVPTAQAQTAWPTSGTGAAPRVLATYTLPDTSIRALNPFLTEADLAQALANGWKGANLPALGSALVSLGDGRFVGLTDRGPNGDCKDGKSFPLARFAPTLVPFHLEGERIVLDAPILIRNADGTPVSGLSNLPSDDVPYTGSDCSATLPLDPGGLDPEDLQPLPGGRWAIVEEYSSSLLILEADGRIVVRYVPQGTAAKLAGARYPVKDLLPPIFAQRRNNRGFENLAVSPDGKQAFAILQSPIGSTKDDRYKESRIVRAVRLDLSDPLNARVTGEFLVEQSPAKDYPSGKQSDMKFSAAVWLGEDRVLLLERTEGDASGKGNVKLYVTDFSAATDVSGRPEASSSDFVYENVATNLSSLGVTPARRTEVFSQLDTPEIQSFKVEGLAVLTPGTVALTNDNDFAINGTEGPSKLWVVQLGQALQ, encoded by the coding sequence GTGAAACGCCACGCCCTGATCTCGCTGTCGCTTGCCGCCCTGACCGTTCCCACCGCACAGGCCCAGACGGCCTGGCCCACCAGCGGTACCGGCGCTGCCCCTCGGGTACTGGCGACCTACACCCTACCCGATACCTCCATTCGCGCGTTAAACCCCTTCCTGACCGAAGCCGACCTTGCCCAGGCCCTCGCTAACGGCTGGAAGGGTGCCAACCTGCCCGCGCTGGGGTCCGCCCTCGTATCGCTCGGAGACGGCCGCTTCGTGGGGCTCACCGACCGCGGACCCAACGGCGACTGCAAAGACGGCAAGAGCTTCCCGCTCGCCCGCTTCGCGCCCACCCTGGTGCCCTTTCACCTCGAGGGGGAGCGCATCGTGCTCGACGCACCCATCTTGATCCGCAACGCCGACGGCACCCCGGTCAGCGGCCTCAGCAACCTGCCCAGCGACGACGTGCCTTACACCGGCAGCGACTGCAGCGCCACCCTGCCGCTCGATCCGGGCGGCTTGGACCCCGAGGACCTGCAGCCGCTGCCCGGCGGGCGCTGGGCCATCGTCGAGGAATACTCCTCGAGCCTGCTGATCCTCGAGGCGGACGGGCGGATCGTGGTGCGTTACGTCCCGCAGGGCACCGCAGCCAAGCTGGCCGGAGCCAGGTACCCGGTCAAGGACCTGCTGCCTCCCATCTTCGCGCAGCGCCGCAACAACCGCGGCTTCGAGAACCTCGCGGTCTCCCCGGACGGCAAGCAGGCCTTCGCAATCCTGCAAAGCCCGATCGGCAGCACCAAAGATGACCGCTACAAGGAGAGCCGGATCGTGCGCGCGGTGCGCCTGGACCTCAGCGACCCGCTGAACGCCCGCGTCACCGGCGAGTTCCTGGTCGAGCAGAGCCCGGCCAAGGACTACCCCAGCGGCAAGCAGAGCGATATGAAGTTCTCGGCCGCCGTGTGGCTGGGCGAGGACCGCGTACTGCTGCTCGAGCGCACCGAGGGTGACGCCAGCGGCAAGGGCAACGTCAAGCTGTACGTGACCGACTTCTCGGCCGCGACCGACGTGAGCGGACGCCCCGAGGCCTCGAGCAGCGACTTTGTGTACGAGAACGTCGCCACCAACCTGAGCAGCCTGGGAGTCACGCCTGCGCGCCGCACCGAGGTGTTCAGCCAGCTCGACACCCCCGAGATCCAGTCGTTCAAGGTCGAGGGTCTGGCCGTGCTGACCCCGGGCACGGTCGCGCTCACCAACGACAACGACTTTGCCATCAACGGCACCGAGGGCCCCTCGAAGCTGTGGGTGGTCCAGCTCGGTCAGGCGCTGCAGTAA